A genomic window from Synechococcus sp. CBW1107 includes:
- a CDS encoding TrkH family potassium uptake protein has product MPGSASSSSRPSTSTTQNPLRVLLERFQQRRSRLTVPQFTVITGLLVIAVGTLLMALPVFSSERVGLWEALFTVISAITVTGLSVVDVGQELTFAGQVLLALLILTGGLGLMAITTFLQGFVQRGSRLRRRLDRGRAMDEFGVGGIGDTFHSILITAGWVIGIGTLVLYTVGFRDIPVARERLWASLFHCISAYNNAGFGLWSDSLMGYRANPVVNLVIMVMIVSGGIGYRVTNDLWQNRFKVRLIRSFSLHTRLVLRCTIGLILIGAAGLLFTEHFTRSSGLTPLPWWQELQVVFFQSVSTRTAGFNTVPLSAEAISEAGLLLMMTLMFIGASPGGTGGGIKTTTFASLVAATRSTLRGEDTVVIRRRAISDKVVLRAVGVTLASLLFVLLMALVLGLDRGVGTNGQAFSFLEKLFTCISAFATVGLDVGVTAELNRWGQLVLMVGMFVGRIGILLLLSAIFGSHSPSRIAYQHEELYL; this is encoded by the coding sequence GTGCCAGGCAGCGCCAGTTCCTCCTCCAGGCCATCCACCAGCACGACCCAGAATCCACTCCGTGTGCTGCTGGAGCGCTTCCAGCAACGACGCTCACGGCTGACCGTCCCCCAGTTCACGGTGATCACCGGGCTGCTGGTGATCGCCGTGGGCACCCTGCTGATGGCCCTGCCCGTGTTCTCCTCGGAGCGGGTCGGCCTCTGGGAGGCTCTGTTCACGGTGATCTCCGCCATCACGGTGACCGGGCTCTCCGTGGTGGATGTGGGTCAGGAACTCACCTTTGCCGGGCAGGTGCTGCTCGCCCTGCTGATCCTCACCGGCGGCCTGGGGCTGATGGCCATCACCACCTTCCTGCAGGGCTTCGTGCAGCGGGGCTCGAGGCTGCGGCGCCGCCTGGATCGTGGACGGGCCATGGACGAATTCGGGGTGGGCGGCATCGGCGACACCTTTCATTCGATCCTGATCACCGCCGGCTGGGTGATCGGCATCGGGACGCTGGTGCTCTATACCGTCGGTTTCCGTGACATCCCCGTGGCGCGCGAGCGGCTGTGGGCCTCCCTGTTTCACTGCATCAGCGCCTACAACAACGCCGGCTTCGGTCTCTGGAGCGACAGCCTGATGGGCTACCGGGCCAATCCGGTCGTGAACCTGGTGATCATGGTGATGATCGTCTCTGGAGGGATCGGCTATCGCGTCACCAACGACCTCTGGCAGAACCGGTTCAAGGTGCGGCTGATCCGCAGTTTCAGCCTGCACACCCGCCTGGTGCTGCGCTGCACGATCGGCCTGATCCTGATCGGCGCGGCGGGTCTGCTGTTCACCGAGCATTTCACCCGCTCCAGCGGACTCACTCCCTTGCCCTGGTGGCAGGAACTGCAGGTGGTGTTCTTCCAGTCGGTGAGCACCCGCACAGCGGGCTTCAACACCGTGCCCCTCTCGGCGGAGGCCATCTCCGAAGCGGGTCTGCTGCTGATGATGACGCTGATGTTCATCGGCGCCAGTCCCGGGGGAACCGGCGGCGGCATCAAGACCACCACCTTCGCCAGCCTGGTGGCGGCCACCCGCTCCACCCTCAGGGGCGAGGACACCGTGGTGATCCGGCGGCGGGCCATTTCCGACAAGGTGGTGCTGAGGGCGGTTGGCGTCACCCTCGCCTCATTGCTCTTCGTGCTCCTGATGGCTCTGGTTCTGGGGCTCGACCGCGGGGTGGGCACGAACGGGCAGGCGTTCTCCTTTCTCGAGAAGCTGTTCACCTGCATCTCCGCCTTCGCCACTGTGGGGCTGGATGTGGGGGTCACAGCCGAGCTGAACCGCTGGGGTCAGCTGGTGCTGATGGTGGGGATGTTCGTGGGCCGGATCGGCATCCTGCTGCTGCTCTCGGCGATCTTCGGCAGCCACAGCCCGTCGCGCATCGCCTACCAGCACGAGGAGCTGTACCTCTGA
- a CDS encoding amino acid ABC transporter permease — protein sequence MTSKQNTPERGTNPPLRPARPAPESVQRSWAGALRQELFASPTDGVVSLLLIAVILSAAVGLWRWAFGQASWAVIQVNTTLFTVGRYPIPQQWRLWLLVVLVAALCGLSWGLLRAFPRADRGGELWPFNDRLTVALLGFLTAWLPAALALAFPLQLRWWAITALLLVVRWLAGRWGRAWPPRLVKLVPLAWPLLYLSGMVLIAGGLGLPRVPPSEWGGLLLTLLMASFAILLSFPIGVVVALGRRSTLPLLRWSSVLYIEFIRGAPLITLLFLGQNILGYMLPGGWAPDRVWRAAWVLTFFCGAYLAEAVRAGLSAVPAGQLEAARSLGLSMPMALQRVVLPQALRIALPAAVGQFISLLQDTTLLSLIGLLDLLGTARTVMANPEFLGKNAEVYLTLAVLFWCCCAALGLGSRALERRLDPTHSPA from the coding sequence ATGACCTCGAAACAGAACACTCCCGAGCGCGGTACCAACCCGCCCCTGAGGCCCGCCAGACCGGCGCCGGAGTCCGTTCAGCGCAGCTGGGCCGGTGCCCTGCGTCAGGAACTGTTCGCCAGTCCGACCGATGGGGTGGTCTCCCTGCTCCTGATCGCGGTGATCCTGTCGGCGGCGGTGGGTCTGTGGCGCTGGGCCTTCGGCCAGGCCAGCTGGGCCGTGATCCAGGTCAACACCACCCTCTTCACCGTCGGGCGTTATCCCATCCCGCAGCAGTGGCGCCTGTGGCTGCTGGTGGTGCTGGTCGCAGCCCTCTGCGGCCTCAGCTGGGGGCTGTTGCGGGCCTTTCCCCGAGCGGATCGAGGCGGCGAACTCTGGCCCTTCAACGATCGACTGACGGTGGCCCTGCTCGGTTTTCTCACGGCCTGGCTGCCGGCAGCCCTGGCTCTTGCCTTTCCGCTGCAGCTGCGCTGGTGGGCGATCACCGCTCTGCTGCTGGTCGTGCGCTGGCTCGCGGGCCGCTGGGGACGGGCCTGGCCGCCGCGGCTGGTGAAGCTGGTGCCCCTGGCCTGGCCGCTGCTCTACCTCTCCGGCATGGTGCTGATCGCCGGTGGCCTGGGCCTTCCCCGGGTGCCACCGTCGGAATGGGGCGGTCTGCTGCTCACTCTGCTGATGGCCAGCTTCGCGATCCTGCTCAGCTTTCCGATCGGGGTGGTGGTGGCGCTGGGGCGTCGCAGCACCCTGCCGTTGCTGCGCTGGAGCTCGGTGCTGTACATCGAGTTCATCCGCGGCGCCCCGCTGATCACCCTCCTGTTCCTGGGCCAGAACATCCTGGGGTACATGCTCCCCGGCGGCTGGGCTCCGGATCGTGTCTGGCGGGCGGCCTGGGTGCTCACCTTCTTCTGTGGCGCCTACCTGGCCGAGGCCGTTCGCGCCGGCCTGTCCGCCGTTCCCGCCGGTCAGCTCGAGGCCGCCCGTTCCCTTGGGCTCTCGATGCCCATGGCCCTCCAGAGGGTGGTGCTGCCCCAGGCCCTGCGCATCGCTCTGCCGGCCGCGGTGGGGCAGTTCATCTCCCTGCTGCAGGACACCACGCTGCTGTCCCTGATCGGCCTGCTGGATCTGCTCGGCACTGCCCGTACCGTGATGGCCAATCCCGAGTTCCTGGGCAAGAACGCCGAGGTTTACCTCACTCTGGCCGTGCTGTTCTGGTGTTGCTGCGCCGCCCTCGGGCTGGGCAGCCGGGCCCTGGAACGCCGCCTCGATCCCACCCATTCCCCCGCCTGA
- a CDS encoding ABC transporter permease subunit (The N-terminal region of this protein, as described by TIGR01726, is a three transmembrane segment that identifies a subfamily of ABC transporter permease subunits, which specificities that include histidine, arginine, glutamine, glutamate, L-cystine (sic), the opines (in Agrobacterium) octopine and nopaline, etc.) — MPWILQAVVGLALLLVIALLVGNLVRNLTAAGLLLSWRWLGQPASFDVAESLIPFDASMPYWRALLVGLVNSLRVILVGLVGATLLGTAMGMASFSSNGLLRRLARVYVEVIRNIPLLLQLLFWYFVVFLALPNGTAAFQLPGIVLSKSGLYLAWFAQGFSWQGPELVNGVWRAPLRLSVEFTALLTGLITYTGAFVAEVVRGGIASVPKGQWEAATSLGLHWSASMRSVVLPQALRVIVPGLNSQYISLAKNSSLAVAVGYVDLYSVSETTLNQTGRALEVFLLLLGSYLIIDLLISAVMNGVNQLVQIRER; from the coding sequence ATGCCCTGGATCCTCCAGGCCGTGGTGGGCCTCGCCCTGCTCCTGGTGATCGCTCTTCTGGTGGGCAACCTGGTGCGCAACCTCACCGCCGCCGGGCTGTTGCTGAGCTGGCGCTGGCTGGGCCAGCCGGCCAGCTTCGATGTGGCCGAAAGCCTGATCCCCTTCGACGCCTCGATGCCCTACTGGCGTGCCCTGCTGGTGGGTCTGGTGAACAGCCTGCGGGTGATTCTCGTGGGCCTCGTGGGAGCCACGCTGCTGGGCACGGCCATGGGCATGGCCTCCTTCAGCAGCAATGGGTTGCTCCGGCGACTGGCCCGGGTGTACGTGGAAGTGATCCGCAACATCCCCCTGCTGCTGCAGCTCCTGTTCTGGTATTTCGTGGTGTTTCTGGCCCTGCCCAACGGCACAGCCGCATTTCAGCTGCCTGGGATCGTGCTCTCCAAGTCGGGGCTGTATCTGGCCTGGTTCGCCCAGGGCTTCAGCTGGCAGGGACCGGAGCTGGTGAATGGAGTCTGGCGCGCGCCACTGCGGCTGTCGGTGGAGTTCACGGCTCTGCTCACCGGACTGATCACCTACACCGGCGCCTTCGTGGCCGAGGTGGTGCGGGGCGGCATCGCCTCGGTGCCGAAGGGTCAGTGGGAAGCGGCCACCTCCCTGGGCCTGCACTGGAGCGCCAGCATGCGCTCGGTGGTGCTCCCCCAGGCCCTGAGGGTGATCGTGCCGGGCCTGAACAGCCAGTACATCTCCCTGGCCAAGAACTCCTCACTGGCGGTGGCCGTGGGCTATGTGGACCTGTATTCCGTTTCGGAAACCACCCTCAACCAGACCGGCCGGGCTCTGGAGGTGTTTCTGCTGCTGCTGGGCTCCTACCTGATCATCGATCTGCTGATCTCCGCCGTGATGAATGGTGTGAACCAGCTCGTGCAGATCCGGGAGCGCTGA
- a CDS encoding bifunctional orotidine-5'-phosphate decarboxylase/orotate phosphoribosyltransferase: protein MSFFVKLTEAMASRQSLLITGLDPNPEMLQTWTRHNAGSGSFLAQARRWIKAVIEATSDSVCAYKPSLGFYQALGPIGLELLREVRELVPLELPLILDAKHGDLNSSSALAHYLFRDLGVDAVTLSPLAGQDIAAPFLLYPDRAVVLTCHSSNPGARVVQHHPNEDDPLYITIVRETQLWGTPEHLLLEVGTSDPAVLARVRREAPERFLILRSLWGEEERLEALLQAGLNASADGLLLPLPQHLLVEEGMAAGTRALRQQIETMRANWDGGTADRCDLWLPAPRTGSAAAAQAASSDGLLDAESLEQGRLEDQRQEGLRLDELLVDLFDIGCLLFGEYVQASGAVFNYYIDLRRIISDPNLFHRVLHAYAQPLAQLRFDRIAGIPYGSLPTATGLSLQLHVPLIYPRKEVKAHGARRLIEGDFEEGETVVVVDDILITGGSVLEGIGKLESSGLKVRDVVVFIDHGGNASSRLASAGYACHAVVGIQRITTVLRAAGRLSQEQADLLAAHTSGQARSDRAPAPRSTA, encoded by the coding sequence ATGAGCTTTTTCGTCAAACTCACCGAAGCGATGGCGAGCCGCCAGTCGCTGCTGATCACCGGCTTGGATCCCAATCCGGAGATGCTGCAGACCTGGACGCGCCACAACGCCGGCAGCGGGTCCTTCCTGGCCCAGGCCCGCCGCTGGATCAAGGCGGTGATCGAGGCCACCTCCGACAGCGTCTGCGCCTACAAGCCGAGCCTGGGCTTCTACCAGGCCCTCGGGCCGATCGGCCTCGAGTTGCTGCGCGAAGTGCGCGAACTGGTGCCGCTGGAGCTGCCGCTGATTCTCGATGCCAAGCACGGTGATCTGAACAGCTCCTCGGCCCTGGCTCACTACCTCTTCCGTGACCTCGGCGTGGACGCGGTCACCCTCTCGCCCCTCGCGGGCCAGGACATCGCCGCCCCATTTCTGCTGTATCCCGACCGGGCGGTGGTGCTCACCTGCCACAGCTCCAATCCCGGTGCCCGGGTGGTTCAGCACCATCCCAATGAGGACGATCCGCTTTACATCACGATCGTGCGGGAGACCCAGCTCTGGGGGACTCCGGAGCACCTGTTGCTGGAGGTGGGAACCAGCGATCCGGCCGTGCTGGCGAGGGTGCGGCGCGAAGCCCCGGAGCGTTTCCTGATCCTGCGCAGCCTCTGGGGCGAGGAAGAGCGGCTGGAGGCCTTGCTTCAGGCGGGTCTCAACGCTTCAGCTGACGGGCTGCTGCTGCCCCTGCCCCAGCATCTGCTGGTGGAGGAGGGCATGGCGGCCGGAACCCGGGCGCTCCGCCAGCAGATCGAAACCATGCGGGCCAACTGGGATGGGGGAACGGCCGACCGATGCGATCTCTGGCTGCCGGCACCCCGTACTGGATCAGCGGCGGCGGCACAGGCAGCATCGTCCGATGGTCTGCTCGATGCCGAGAGCCTCGAGCAGGGGCGGCTCGAGGATCAGCGTCAGGAGGGCCTGCGGCTCGATGAGCTGCTGGTGGACCTGTTCGATATCGGTTGCCTGCTCTTCGGGGAGTACGTGCAGGCCTCCGGAGCTGTCTTCAATTACTACATCGACCTGCGCCGGATCATCTCCGATCCGAACCTGTTCCACCGGGTGCTGCACGCTTATGCGCAGCCGCTGGCCCAGCTGCGGTTCGATCGGATCGCCGGAATTCCCTATGGATCCCTCCCCACCGCCACGGGGCTGTCGCTGCAGCTTCATGTGCCGCTGATCTATCCACGTAAAGAGGTCAAGGCCCATGGAGCCCGCCGCCTGATCGAGGGAGATTTCGAGGAGGGCGAGACCGTTGTCGTCGTCGACGACATCCTGATCACGGGCGGAAGCGTGCTGGAGGGCATCGGCAAGCTGGAGTCATCGGGCCTGAAGGTGCGCGATGTGGTGGTGTTCATCGACCACGGCGGCAACGCATCCAGCCGGCTGGCCTCGGCAGGGTATGCCTGCCACGCGGTGGTGGGTATCCAGCGGATCACCACCGTTCTGCGTGCTGCCGGTCGTCTGAGCCAGGAGCAGGCGGACCTTCTGGCGGCTCACACCTCCGGGCAAGCCCGATCGGATCGTGCGCCAGCACCACGGTCCACCGCCTGA
- a CDS encoding amino acid ABC transporter substrate-binding protein: MQPSPRWLLALPLLLAFALGGCADDSGSGGGVQSVKLSTIRGRDKLVCGVDGKLPGFSFLGPDGTYSGLDADTCRAVAAAVLGDPSKVEYRDLNSSERFAALASGEVDMLARNTTMTLSRDSAGGNGISFGPTTFYDGQGVMVPVASGARTLKDLDGKPICVESGTTTELNLADRMREQGITYTPLKFQTGDQTYAAYLGGRCVAVTSDRSQLAAKRSSFPKPDEHILLPEVMSKEPLTPASVNGDPAWADALRWTVFALFQAEELGITKANVAAKVAEAKANTNLADLRRFLGVEGDFGKQLGLPADFVPKTIAAVGNYGEIFERNVGAGSPLKLERAENRLWTQGGLIYSPPFR, from the coding sequence ATGCAACCCTCGCCCCGCTGGCTCCTCGCTCTGCCCCTGCTGCTGGCCTTCGCCCTCGGGGGGTGCGCCGACGACAGCGGCAGCGGCGGTGGTGTTCAGAGCGTGAAGCTCTCCACCATCCGCGGACGCGACAAGCTGGTCTGCGGGGTGGACGGCAAGCTGCCGGGCTTCAGCTTCCTCGGTCCTGACGGCACGTACAGCGGTCTCGATGCCGACACCTGCCGGGCCGTGGCAGCGGCGGTGCTCGGTGACCCCTCCAAGGTGGAATACCGCGACCTCAACTCCAGCGAGCGCTTCGCGGCCCTGGCCAGCGGCGAGGTGGACATGCTGGCTCGCAACACCACCATGACCCTGAGCCGCGATTCCGCCGGCGGAAACGGCATCTCCTTCGGCCCCACCACCTTCTACGACGGCCAGGGAGTGATGGTGCCCGTGGCCAGCGGGGCCAGAACGCTCAAGGATCTCGACGGCAAGCCGATCTGCGTGGAGAGCGGCACCACCACCGAGCTCAACCTGGCCGATCGCATGCGCGAGCAGGGCATCACCTACACCCCGCTCAAATTCCAGACCGGTGATCAGACCTATGCGGCCTACCTGGGCGGCCGCTGTGTCGCCGTCACCAGCGACCGCTCCCAGCTGGCGGCCAAGCGCAGCAGTTTCCCCAAACCCGATGAGCACATCCTCCTGCCGGAGGTGATGAGCAAGGAGCCGCTCACGCCCGCCAGCGTCAATGGCGACCCCGCCTGGGCCGATGCCCTGCGCTGGACGGTGTTCGCCCTCTTCCAGGCCGAGGAACTGGGCATCACCAAGGCCAATGTGGCCGCCAAGGTGGCGGAGGCCAAGGCCAACACCAACCTGGCTGACCTGCGCCGCTTCCTGGGGGTCGAGGGAGATTTCGGCAAGCAGCTGGGTCTGCCCGCCGACTTCGTTCCCAAGACGATCGCGGCCGTCGGCAACTACGGCGAAATCTTCGAGCGCAATGTGGGCGCCGGCTCGCCCCTCAAGCTCGAGCGGGCCGAGAACCGCCTCTGGACGCAGGGTGGACTGATCTATTCTCCGCCCTTCCGTTGA
- a CDS encoding cation:proton antiporter — protein sequence MVVLAQAATANDQATVLDFPLQAHLLFIGILFLGTLAISRFSPKIGIPAILGVLLLGLSINVNILEITHEQASTFQLLGLALLLFYAGLKTDLAAIRGFLEYGVVLAVGGVVVSSLILGGLIWLLGSPWVESLSSGIEVIPLGAAMLIAACLGSTDAGATLSVLRSVRDKVPLRLQHLLEFESSVNDPSALLFYGLVVGIFVASSAAGVGPSLESTVLTQIKIFLQQIGAGLVVGFVFGYLARFVINDLVEERSQLLVVAMSVAFVVYGAATLLGGSGFIAIYVTGLFLTNTRYRSPEINHVTIQEVLLPFNTMTEITIFLVFGLLVYPPDLVEALPVGILSALGLMVVARPISVLMLQPLSPFSFKESLLVSWCGLRGAVPLALSYDLIVAIPRIRGIDPLIVGELSKNAESIIFIVVVVNLFVQGISLPFLARTLGLNSAPEVKSGQPT from the coding sequence ATGGTGGTTCTGGCTCAGGCCGCCACAGCCAATGATCAGGCGACTGTGCTGGACTTCCCACTCCAGGCCCATCTGTTGTTCATCGGCATTCTCTTTCTCGGAACTCTGGCCATCAGCAGGTTCTCCCCGAAGATCGGCATCCCCGCCATCCTCGGGGTCCTGCTGCTGGGCCTGTCGATCAACGTCAACATCCTGGAGATCACCCACGAGCAGGCTTCGACGTTTCAACTGCTCGGTCTGGCGCTGTTGCTGTTCTACGCCGGCCTCAAGACCGACCTGGCCGCGATACGGGGATTTCTCGAGTATGGCGTGGTGCTCGCTGTCGGCGGTGTGGTGGTCTCCTCGTTGATTCTGGGTGGATTGATCTGGCTCCTGGGCTCCCCCTGGGTCGAGTCGCTGTCCTCGGGGATCGAAGTCATTCCGCTTGGGGCCGCCATGCTGATCGCCGCCTGCCTCGGCTCCACCGATGCGGGAGCCACCCTGAGTGTGCTGCGCTCGGTACGTGACAAGGTTCCGCTGAGATTGCAGCACCTGCTGGAGTTCGAATCCTCAGTGAATGACCCGTCAGCCCTGCTGTTCTATGGACTGGTGGTGGGCATCTTCGTGGCCTCGAGCGCCGCTGGAGTCGGCCCCAGCCTGGAGAGCACCGTGCTCACACAGATCAAGATCTTTCTTCAGCAGATCGGCGCAGGCTTGGTGGTGGGCTTTGTGTTCGGCTATCTGGCCCGCTTCGTGATCAATGACCTGGTGGAGGAGCGCTCCCAGTTGCTGGTGGTGGCGATGTCGGTGGCCTTTGTGGTCTACGGTGCGGCAACCCTGCTGGGTGGCTCTGGCTTCATCGCCATCTACGTCACTGGACTGTTTCTCACCAACACAAGATATCGATCTCCCGAGATCAACCACGTCACGATTCAGGAGGTGCTGCTTCCCTTCAACACCATGACGGAGATCACGATATTTCTGGTCTTCGGTCTGCTTGTGTATCCTCCGGATCTGGTCGAGGCGCTGCCGGTTGGGATCCTCTCTGCTCTTGGACTGATGGTCGTGGCGCGTCCGATCAGCGTCTTGATGCTTCAGCCGCTTTCACCCTTCAGTTTCAAGGAGTCGTTGCTGGTCTCCTGGTGCGGGTTGCGGGGAGCCGTGCCACTGGCGCTCTCCTACGACCTCATCGTCGCGATTCCCAGGATCCGAGGCATCGATCCCTTGATTGTCGGGGAGCTCAGCAAGAACGCCGAAAGCATCATCTTCATCGTGGTGGTGGTCAACCTCTTCGTGCAGGGCATCAGCCTGCCGTTCCTGGCCCGCACGCTTGGGCTGAATTCAGCACCTGAGGTGAAATCAGGTCAGCCCACCTAA
- a CDS encoding succinate dehydrogenase/fumarate reductase iron-sulfur subunit, giving the protein MSSSSSLSLTLRIWRQRQDEPRGRFLDHHLTGLSPDLSLLEALDRLNQQLLLEGERPVSFDHDCREGICGSCGFLINGQAHGLRSGTTVCQLYLREFSDGQTLTLEPWRARAFPPIQDLVVDRSALDRLLMAGGYVSVNIGSAPEANVLPVGRDLAEQAFEAASCIGCGACVAACPNASASLFVAAKLAHLELLPQGQPEASRRSRRMREQMDAEGFGVCGNQLECSAVCPKEIPSRLISRMNHQAMA; this is encoded by the coding sequence ATGAGCAGCTCCTCAAGCCTCAGCCTCACCCTGCGGATCTGGCGTCAGCGCCAGGATGAGCCCAGGGGTCGCTTTCTCGACCACCACCTCACAGGCCTGAGTCCCGATCTTTCCCTGCTGGAGGCCCTTGATCGGCTCAACCAGCAGCTGCTGCTGGAGGGTGAGCGGCCGGTGAGCTTCGATCACGACTGCCGAGAGGGCATCTGCGGCTCCTGTGGATTTCTGATCAACGGGCAGGCCCATGGCCTCCGCAGTGGCACCACCGTCTGCCAGCTCTACCTGCGCGAGTTCAGCGATGGCCAGACCCTCACCCTCGAGCCCTGGCGGGCCCGTGCCTTCCCCCCGATCCAGGATCTGGTCGTGGACCGTTCCGCCCTCGATCGGCTGCTGATGGCCGGAGGCTATGTGTCGGTGAACATCGGCAGCGCCCCGGAGGCCAATGTCCTGCCGGTGGGGCGGGACCTGGCGGAACAGGCGTTCGAGGCCGCCAGCTGCATCGGTTGCGGAGCCTGCGTGGCGGCCTGCCCGAATGCCTCCGCCAGCCTGTTCGTGGCGGCCAAGCTCGCCCACCTCGAGCTTCTGCCCCAGGGCCAGCCGGAAGCCTCCCGGCGCTCCAGGCGGATGCGCGAGCAGATGGATGCGGAAGGCTTCGGAGTCTGCGGCAACCAGCTGGAGTGCTCGGCGGTCTGCCCGAAGGAGATTCCCTCCAGACTGATCAGCCGCATGAACCATCAGGCCATGGCTTGA
- the pyrC gene encoding dihydroorotase, with amino-acid sequence MAALPDRLVIRRPDDWHVHLRDGAMLRAVAPSTARVFRRAIVMPNLLPPITTAAAAETYRERILAAVAGSAGFEPLMTAYLTDTTDPGELERGFSVGSFTAAKLYPARATTNAEAGVSDPARIAPVLETMERIGMPLLIHGEVTDSDVDVFDREAVFIERHLRPLLKRHPGLKVVFEHITTAEAVAFVEGGPPTLAATITPHHLQINRNAMFQGGFRPDAYCLPVAKRELHRIALRGAATSGHPRFFLGTDSAPHSREAKESACGCAGIFNAPHALESYAQVFEQERALERLEDFASVFGARFYGLPLNETTIELVRRPLEVPAHLELGGQGDAPLRLVPFQAGDTLPWRIVAAPD; translated from the coding sequence ATGGCGGCTCTCCCCGACCGGCTGGTCATCCGCCGTCCCGACGACTGGCATGTGCACCTTCGCGACGGGGCGATGCTGCGGGCCGTGGCCCCCAGCACGGCCCGGGTCTTCCGGCGAGCGATCGTGATGCCCAATCTGCTGCCGCCGATCACCACGGCGGCGGCGGCAGAGACCTATCGCGAGCGCATCCTCGCGGCGGTGGCGGGGAGTGCCGGATTCGAGCCGCTGATGACGGCCTACCTGACCGACACGACGGATCCTGGTGAGCTGGAGCGGGGCTTCAGCGTGGGATCCTTCACCGCCGCCAAGCTCTATCCCGCCCGGGCCACCACCAACGCCGAGGCCGGCGTGAGCGATCCGGCCCGCATCGCGCCGGTGCTGGAGACGATGGAGCGGATCGGCATGCCGCTGCTGATCCATGGGGAGGTGACCGACTCCGACGTGGATGTGTTCGATCGCGAAGCCGTCTTCATCGAGCGGCACCTTCGGCCACTGCTGAAGCGTCATCCGGGGCTGAAGGTGGTGTTCGAGCACATCACCACCGCCGAGGCCGTGGCCTTCGTTGAGGGGGGGCCTCCGACGCTGGCAGCCACGATCACTCCCCATCACCTGCAGATCAACCGCAACGCCATGTTCCAGGGCGGCTTCCGCCCCGATGCCTACTGCCTGCCAGTCGCCAAGCGGGAACTGCACCGGATCGCCCTGCGTGGGGCCGCCACCTCAGGACATCCCAGATTCTTCCTGGGCACCGATTCCGCCCCCCATTCGCGCGAAGCGAAGGAATCGGCCTGTGGCTGCGCCGGCATCTTCAATGCTCCCCATGCACTCGAGAGCTACGCCCAGGTGTTCGAGCAGGAGCGGGCTCTGGAGCGTCTGGAAGACTTCGCCTCGGTCTTCGGGGCCCGCTTCTACGGTCTGCCCCTGAACGAGACCACGATCGAGCTGGTGCGCCGACCCCTGGAGGTTCCTGCTCATCTCGAGCTGGGGGGGCAGGGCGACGCTCCCCTGCGGCTGGTTCCCTTCCAGGCTGGAGACACCCTTCCCTGGAGGATCGTGGCCGCCCCTGATTAG